One Acuticoccus sediminis DNA window includes the following coding sequences:
- a CDS encoding DUF499 domain-containing protein, which translates to MSTEKETLQRVQGGLFHLRRGLGPFVEARMKAKHGVTWLHYASRAAGGSPNAALDEYGLLKSMIDNWNDVFRDAFGRNETHKVRNFTSMALEARNATSHLSIPLQDDEALRYLDAMHQLLRAVKAPQAEVIELKSLYDAQRRSGFAGAEAAPAPAPVAAEPAPAAKPTLTLGGVRPAPENGLGKPLRPWIEVALPHPDVLANRFKEAEFAADLFAVDAGHAGEDYASPENFFRITFLTEGLRRILTSSLERLAGTGGGDPVIGLQTAFGGGKTHTMLAVYHLAKAHDLSLLEGVGPLAEKARVMGWTPPKVAVFVGTSKGADTSLILKDGPKVHTLWGYIAWRIAGQAGLDLLAEAETARTNPGSDLLVELFKLSGPALILLDELVAYARQLSEDRFEAFLSFIQSLTEAAKMAPGVLIIGSLPESVAEAGGPKGEAALLRLEKVFGRVQSAWLPASGDETYEIIRRRLFQTLDADGERARDETVKAFADLYKNNAAEFPPEAKEARYRELLKLSYPIHPELFDRLSKDWASLEKFQRTRGVLRFMANVVGTLWHEQVQHPLITPARVPIAHERVRASVLYPLDSNFNAVVDKEVDGESSLPARMEANPSRRISQLRAATRAARAVFICSAPLVGRPNAGLTGPGLRLACAEPGDQLAIFGEALRELTERATYLYEEAGRYWFSTQPTLNRLADDRAKALPDHEVEAAITAVLREDGGTRAGFAKVYAAPDDPIGIDEAHALSLVILGPSTPHAGKGVGKSLATDAVTETLMRCRSAQRRFRNTLLFVAANEVLLATAREVMRKALAWQSICDDRRLQDQLTRAQIDDTKEKAKTSRDGAAKAVRFAWSHILFPVKTEATTAGAAFDLDHLSIASKDRAAIPSAVYEKAGPRGDAIAKERLGPDALALHLKPLWPEEKPHLGVSEIADWFASYVYLPKLRDRLVLEDAIRDAVGKLDPSFGYADHFESEVGDYIGLAWAKAPPEIFPATAVLVRSDVAKEHSRPSSAPIDTGTSNPGQGGNTPESGFINGGGVAGMGKPRRFYGTVELDMVRPVKAFDAVLNAVVMELQRTPGAKVKITVEIEAETTDGFEEADIGVVRDNARQLKFRADSTGFE; encoded by the coding sequence ATGTCGACTGAGAAGGAAACCCTGCAGCGCGTCCAGGGCGGCCTGTTCCACCTGCGCCGCGGCCTCGGCCCGTTTGTCGAAGCGCGGATGAAGGCGAAGCACGGCGTCACCTGGCTGCACTACGCGAGCCGTGCAGCTGGCGGTTCGCCCAACGCTGCGCTGGACGAATACGGCCTGCTCAAGTCGATGATTGACAACTGGAACGACGTGTTCCGCGACGCCTTCGGCCGAAACGAGACGCACAAGGTGCGAAACTTCACCTCGATGGCGCTGGAGGCGCGAAACGCCACGTCGCACCTGTCGATCCCGCTGCAGGACGACGAGGCGCTGCGCTACCTCGACGCCATGCACCAGCTGCTCCGCGCGGTGAAGGCACCGCAGGCGGAGGTGATAGAGCTCAAGTCGCTCTACGACGCGCAGCGCCGATCCGGCTTCGCGGGAGCGGAGGCCGCACCCGCGCCTGCGCCCGTCGCAGCCGAGCCTGCTCCCGCGGCGAAGCCGACCCTCACGCTCGGCGGCGTGCGACCCGCGCCGGAAAACGGGTTGGGCAAGCCGCTCCGTCCGTGGATCGAAGTCGCGCTGCCGCACCCCGACGTGCTCGCCAATCGCTTCAAGGAGGCCGAGTTCGCCGCCGACCTGTTCGCGGTTGACGCCGGCCACGCGGGCGAGGACTACGCCAGCCCGGAGAACTTCTTCCGCATCACCTTTCTGACCGAAGGGCTGCGCCGGATCCTCACCTCAAGCCTGGAGCGGCTCGCAGGCACCGGTGGCGGCGACCCGGTGATCGGCCTGCAGACCGCATTTGGCGGCGGTAAGACGCACACCATGCTGGCCGTCTATCACCTCGCCAAGGCGCACGACTTATCGCTGCTGGAGGGCGTCGGGCCGCTAGCGGAAAAGGCCCGGGTGATGGGATGGACGCCGCCCAAGGTTGCCGTGTTCGTCGGCACGTCGAAGGGCGCCGACACCTCGCTGATCCTGAAGGACGGGCCCAAGGTCCACACGCTCTGGGGCTATATCGCGTGGCGCATCGCGGGACAGGCCGGGCTCGACCTGCTGGCCGAGGCTGAGACGGCGCGGACCAACCCCGGCTCCGACCTCTTGGTCGAGCTGTTCAAGCTGTCCGGGCCGGCGCTGATCCTGCTCGACGAGCTGGTCGCCTACGCGCGTCAGCTCTCGGAAGATCGCTTCGAGGCGTTCCTCTCGTTCATCCAGTCGCTGACCGAAGCCGCCAAGATGGCGCCCGGCGTGCTGATCATCGGCTCGCTCCCGGAGAGCGTCGCCGAAGCCGGCGGGCCGAAGGGCGAGGCCGCGCTGCTGCGGCTCGAGAAGGTTTTCGGTCGTGTTCAGTCGGCATGGCTGCCCGCGTCAGGCGACGAAACCTACGAGATCATCCGCCGTCGGCTATTTCAGACGCTCGACGCTGACGGTGAGCGCGCGCGTGACGAGACGGTCAAGGCGTTTGCCGACCTCTACAAAAACAACGCAGCTGAGTTTCCGCCGGAGGCCAAGGAAGCGCGCTACCGCGAGCTCCTGAAGCTGTCATACCCGATCCACCCGGAGCTGTTCGATCGGCTGTCGAAGGACTGGGCCAGCCTCGAGAAATTCCAACGCACGCGCGGCGTGCTGCGCTTCATGGCCAATGTCGTCGGCACGCTTTGGCACGAACAGGTCCAGCATCCGTTGATTACGCCCGCGCGGGTACCCATCGCACATGAGCGGGTCCGCGCCAGCGTGCTCTACCCCCTCGACTCCAACTTCAACGCGGTGGTCGACAAGGAGGTTGACGGCGAGAGCTCGCTTCCCGCGCGGATGGAGGCGAACCCCTCACGTCGCATCTCACAGCTGCGCGCTGCAACCCGCGCCGCTCGCGCCGTCTTCATCTGCTCGGCGCCACTGGTCGGACGGCCAAATGCCGGTCTGACCGGGCCGGGCTTGCGGTTGGCCTGCGCTGAGCCGGGCGATCAGCTCGCCATCTTCGGCGAGGCACTGCGCGAGCTGACCGAACGTGCGACCTACCTCTACGAGGAGGCTGGCCGGTATTGGTTCTCCACGCAGCCGACGTTGAACCGCCTGGCCGACGATCGCGCCAAGGCGCTGCCCGACCACGAAGTCGAAGCGGCAATTACCGCTGTGCTCCGCGAGGACGGCGGCACCCGCGCAGGTTTTGCAAAAGTCTACGCCGCGCCCGATGATCCGATCGGCATCGACGAGGCACATGCGCTCTCGCTGGTGATCCTCGGACCTTCAACCCCGCATGCGGGTAAGGGTGTCGGAAAGTCGCTCGCAACCGACGCCGTAACCGAGACCCTGATGCGCTGCCGCTCGGCCCAGCGTCGGTTCCGCAACACTCTGCTCTTCGTAGCGGCCAACGAGGTGCTGCTGGCTACGGCCCGAGAGGTCATGCGCAAGGCGTTGGCCTGGCAGAGCATCTGCGACGACAGACGACTGCAGGACCAGCTGACGCGAGCGCAAATCGACGACACCAAAGAGAAGGCGAAGACGAGCAGAGATGGCGCGGCCAAGGCGGTGCGCTTCGCCTGGAGCCACATCCTCTTTCCGGTCAAGACCGAGGCGACTACGGCGGGCGCAGCATTCGACCTAGACCATCTCTCGATCGCTTCGAAGGACCGTGCCGCGATCCCATCAGCCGTCTACGAGAAGGCCGGCCCACGGGGCGATGCGATCGCCAAGGAGCGCCTCGGGCCGGACGCGCTCGCGCTGCATCTGAAGCCACTCTGGCCAGAGGAAAAACCGCACCTTGGTGTGAGTGAAATCGCGGACTGGTTTGCCTCCTACGTCTACCTGCCCAAACTGCGCGATCGCCTAGTGCTTGAAGATGCGATCCGCGACGCTGTTGGCAAACTCGACCCTTCATTCGGCTACGCGGACCACTTCGAATCAGAAGTCGGTGACTATATAGGTTTGGCGTGGGCAAAAGCTCCGCCGGAGATCTTCCCAGCAACGGCTGTATTGGTCCGCTCCGACGTCGCCAAAGAGCACTCTCGGCCCAGCTCGGCGCCTATCGACACAGGAACATCGAACCCAGGCCAAGGCGGCAACACTCCGGAGTCTGGCTTCATCAATGGCGGGGGCGTCGCCGGAATGGGAAAGCCGCGCCGCTTCTACGGCACCGTCGAGCTAGATATGGTCCGGCCGGTCAAAGCGTTTGACGCCGTGCTCAATGCGGTCGTCATGGAACTCCAGCGCACGCCAGGCGCGAAAGTAAAGATTACAGTCGAGATTGAAGCCGAGACGACGGATGGCTTTGAGGAAGCCGACATTGGCGTTGTCCGTGACAACGCGCGGCAGCTGAAGTTTCGAGCTGATTCAACAGGGTTTGAGTGA